The DNA region TAACCGTTCGGCATTGAACCCGATACTGGAAATGAAAAAAGCCCCGAATGATTCGAGGCTTTGGTACCCGGGGCCGGGGTCGAACCGGCATGGTATTGCTACCACTGGTGTTTGAGACCAGCGCGTCTACCAATTCCGCCACCCGGGCGCTGTAGAAAATCGGTGCGAAGATAATAAGTTTATTTAATTTGTCAAAACAGTTTTGGGCAATATCTTAGCCTGCCCTCAGCTTCACCTTTTTTGTGATGTAGCGTTTGGCCGTTTTGTAGATATTCTCAATATCGTAGCCACATTCGGCGTAGAGTTCTTGCTGGGTTCCCTGTTCAATAAAGGTATCGGGAATACCCAGGCGCACTACCTTAATGCTGTAGCCATTATCGTTGAACCACTCCAGTACGGCACTACCAAAACCGCCGGGCAGGCAACCGTCCTCAACCGTAATAACTGTTTTAAACTCCTTGCCAACAGCTTCAAGTATTTCAACATCGAGTGGTTTAACAAAGCGCATGTCGGCATGAAAAACTGCGTGGCCATCGGCCTCGAGCATGTCGGCCGCCTTAGCCGCAAGGTTTCCAATGTGTCCAATGGACAGAATTGCTATATCGGTTCCAGTTCTAAGAACTCTACCCTTACCCAATTCAACACGTTTGAAAGGTTTACGCCAATCCACCATAACGCCATTGCCACGAGGATAGCGGATTGAGATAGGACCCTTGGGCTCAAGCTGTGCAGTATACATTAAGTTACGCAACTCCTCCTCGTTCATTGGTGCGGCAACGGTCATGTTAGGAACGCTGCGCATATATGCCAGGTCGTAAGCGCCATGGTGTGTAGCGCCGTCGTCGCCTACTAAACCGCCGCGGTCAAGGCAGAAAACTACCGGTAGGTTTTGTAGTGCAACATCGTGTATTACCTGGTCGTACGCCCGCTGCATGAAGGTAGAGTAGATGTTGCAGAATGGGATCAGCCCTTCAGCCGCCAGACCTGCCGAGAAGGTTACAGCATGTTGCTCAGCAATGCCCACATCAAAAGCCCTATCGGGCATCTTTTGCATCATGATGTTGAGGGAGCATCCGCTTGCCATGGCCGGTGTAACCCCAACTATTTTCGGGTTTTGCTCAGCAAGCTCAACTAGGGTTTCGCCAAAAACATCCTGGTAGCGGGGTGGGGTGGGCTTATTGGAATCCACCTTAATCCTCTCGCCGGTCTCCTTATCAAATAATCCCGGAGCATGGAATGCAGTTTGATTATTCTCAGCGGGCGCATACCCTTTGCCCTTAACGGTAACAATGTGCAGCAACTTTGGCCCGGGTATATCCTTCAAATCCTGGAGTACGCGTGTAAGGTAAATCACGTCGTGGCCATCAATTGGGCCAAAATACCTGAAACCCATGGATTCAAACAGGTTGCTTTGCTTGAGCAAGGCTGCTTTGATGGCGTTCTCAACTTTCTGGATAAGGCTTCGGGTCTTGGGGCCAACCCTATCGAATCGTCCCAGAATATCCCACACTTCATCCTTTATCTTGTTGTAGGTTTTTGATGTGGTGATATCGAGCAGGTACTCTTTCAGAGCCCCAACACTAGGATCTATTGAGATATTGTTGTCGTTAAGGATAACTAGCATGTTTGGGTTGATACCACCCCCGTGGTTAAGGGCTTCAAAGGCCATTCCGCCGGTAAGCGCACCATCGCCAATTACAGCCACTACTTTTCGGTTTTCAAGCTTCAACCTCGATGCTACAGACATGCCAAGGGCTGCGGAAATGGATGTGGATGAATGGCCAACGCCAAAGGCATCGTACGGACTCTCGGAACGCTTGGGGAATCCGCTAATCCCCTTGTACTTACGGTTTGTGTGAAAAACATCGCGACGGCCGGTAAGTATT from Tenuifilum sp. 4138str includes:
- the dxs gene encoding 1-deoxy-D-xylulose-5-phosphate synthase, with protein sequence MEKKYTLLSNIDSPEDIKRLKPEQLVDLSAELRQFIIDIVSENPGHFASSLGVVELTIALHYVYNTPFDRIIWDVGHQAYGHKILTGRRDVFHTNRKYKGISGFPKRSESPYDAFGVGHSSTSISAALGMSVASRLKLENRKVVAVIGDGALTGGMAFEALNHGGGINPNMLVILNDNNISIDPSVGALKEYLLDITTSKTYNKIKDEVWDILGRFDRVGPKTRSLIQKVENAIKAALLKQSNLFESMGFRYFGPIDGHDVIYLTRVLQDLKDIPGPKLLHIVTVKGKGYAPAENNQTAFHAPGLFDKETGERIKVDSNKPTPPRYQDVFGETLVELAEQNPKIVGVTPAMASGCSLNIMMQKMPDRAFDVGIAEQHAVTFSAGLAAEGLIPFCNIYSTFMQRAYDQVIHDVALQNLPVVFCLDRGGLVGDDGATHHGAYDLAYMRSVPNMTVAAPMNEEELRNLMYTAQLEPKGPISIRYPRGNGVMVDWRKPFKRVELGKGRVLRTGTDIAILSIGHIGNLAAKAADMLEADGHAVFHADMRFVKPLDVEILEAVGKEFKTVITVEDGCLPGGFGSAVLEWFNDNGYSIKVVRLGIPDTFIEQGTQQELYAECGYDIENIYKTAKRYITKKVKLRAG